Below is a window of Methanocaldococcus jannaschii DSM 2661 DNA.
CTGAATTCATTTACAATGTCTTTAAATTCATCTACTGTATAACCTCTCTTCATTCTCTTTAAAATCTCATCGTCTCCACTTTGTAAAGGCAAATGTAGAAATTTTCCAACTTTCTCATTTTGATAGACTTCTATAAGTTCATCTAAGATTAGTTCAGCATTTTTAGCATGCATCATTCCAACTCTCATTATAAACTCTCCCTTTATTTGAGTTAGCTCATTCAATAGGTTAGCTAAGTTATCTCCAATATCAAATCCATAGCATGCAGTATCTTGTGCAGTTATCAACAAGCATTTAGCTCCTTTATTTATTAACTCTTTGGCTTTATTAACGATTTTTTCTCTTGGATAAGATATTAGCCCACCTCTTGCTATTTTCACAATGCAGTAACTGCAGTTTCCTATACAACCTTCACATATTGGCAATGGAGTAATTAATGATGGTTTTAAGTAATCTAACTTCTTATAGAGTGTTTTGTTGATGTCCTCTTCAATATATGGCATTCTGTAGTGTTTTTCAACGTAATTTTTCAATATCTCTCCAGCTTTGTGAGCTTCTCTTGGATATATATGTAGGAATCCTTTAACCTTATTCTTTAAAGCCTTTGGCAAACATCCAGCAACAACAACCTCCTTTCCTAAATTTTTAAGTTCGTTTATTCTGTAAATCATTCTATTCTCTGTTTCTAATCTAACAACACATGTGTTTATTATTGCAATATCTGCCTCTTCTAAGTTATTAACTACTTCAAATCCATGTTTTTTTAGAGAATTCTTTATAATTTCTGTATCAGCGGTGTTTAAAACGCATCCATAGCCCTCAACATATACTCTCATATCCATCACCACTTGTAAATAATATAACCACATATTTAAATTTTATGTTGTGCATTATTTAATAATAACCAAATAAGAAATAGAAAATAAAATAGCAATAGCAAGTTAGAGTTTATAAACTTACTCAATCAAATCAGAAAATAGCTTTATGATATCCTTTGAGCTTAAAACACCAACAATTTTATCTTCACATGGTGATTTCACATATAAATGATGAATCCCTTTTTCAGCCATAATCTCAACGGCTTTTTCTAATGGAGCTTCTGGGCTAACAGTTATTGGATTTGTTGTCATTATCTCCTCCGCTGTTTTATCTAAATCATTATAGTGTTTTAATACATCTGTATCTGTTATAATTCCCCAGAATGTCTCTCCATCAGAAACTACGACAGATGATATATCATACTTTGCCATTGTTTTAATAACATCGCTTAATTTTGTATCTAAGGTTACTTCAACAACTCCCTTTTTCATAACATCTCTAACCAAATACTTTGATATCATGCTTACACCTCCTCAATTATATATTTACTATTCTTAGGTTTTTATAAATTCTCTTCTTTTTGAAACATACTGTAGTTATAAACCAAAATCTTTATATAGTCAAATATGACAATTGATGTATGATAACCTTCATATATTTCTTTGGCAATATCATCTATTACCTCCCAATTTATTCATATATTAACAATTACAAATTTATGCTTATGGTGATAATAATGGATGATTTAACTCAACTACCTGGTGTAGGTCCTACAACAGCTGAGAAGTTAAAAGAAGCTGGTTACACTGATTTTATGAAAATTGCAACTGCATCCATCGGTGAGCTAACAGAAATAGATGGAATTAGTGAGAAAGCTGCAGCCAGGATTATAGAAGCTGCAAGAGAACTCTGCAATTTAGGGTTTAAAAGTGGAACTGAGGTTTTATCCCAAAGAAAAAATATATGGAAGCTCTCAACTGGAAGTAAGAACTTAGATGAGATTTTAGGAGGAGGCTTGGAGAGTCAGTCAGTTACTGAATTTGCTGGAATGTTTGGTTCTGGTAAAACCCAGATAGCTCATCAGGCATGTGTTAATTTGCAGTGCCCAGAGAGAATAGTAGCAGATGACGCAATAAAGGATGAGATTTTAAATGAACCAAAGGCAGTTTATATTGACACAGAAGGAACATTCAGACCAGAAAGAATTGTCCAAATGGCAGAAGCTTTGGGTTTAGATGGAAATGAAGTTTTAAATAACATCTTTGTAGCAAGAGCCTACAACTCAGATATGCAAATGTTGTATGCTGAAAATGTTGAGAATTTAATAAGAGAAGGGCATAATATAAAGTTGGTTATAGTTGATTCATTAACATCAACATTCAGAACTGAGTATATAGGAAGAGGTAAATTAGCAGAGAGACAACAAAAATTAGGAAGGCACATGGCTACTCTCAACAAATTAGCTGATATATACAACTGTGTTGTTATAGTAACTAACCAAGTAGCTGCAAGACCAGATGCTTTATTTGGACCTTCAGAGCAGGCAATTGGAGGGCATATTGTTGGGCATGCAGCAACATTTAGAATATTCCTAAGAAAGGCAAAAGGAGATAAGAGGGTTGCTAAGCTTTATGATTCTCCACACTTACCAGATGCTGAAGCAATGTTTAGGATAACCGAAAAGGGAATTCATGATTAATTCTTTAAATTAATTTTTAAAATATATCTTTAAAAAATAAAAGAAATAAAACATCTAAAAAATTAATTAGCAGATTTCTTTTTTCATCAACTCTTTTACTTCTTCTAAGAACTTTCCATACCCAACTCTTTTCATAACTGCAGCTAATCTTTCTCTTTGTGGTTTTTCAGCATATTTGCCATAAACAACCAACACCTTATCAATAAAGTTTATAATTTCATCAACACTCATCAACTTCATTTTAACTCCTTCAACAACCTCTCTTCCAGTTTTTCCACCAACATAAACTAAATAACCCTCTTCTTTAACTTCCCTTGCCTCATTTGGACAGTTTTTAATACATTTTCCGCAGCCAACACATACGTTGTAATTTGTGTAAGATGTTTCTCCTCTAATATCAATTGCCTCAACCTTACAAACCTCAGCACATCTTCCGCAACCGTTACATTTTTCTTCATTTACCTTTGGATATTTTACTCCAGCTATTCCAATATCATGAACTTGTGGTCTTACACATCCGTTTGGGCAACCGCTAATTGCAATTTTAAACTTATATGGAGCAGGTCTCTCTTTGAAGTTATCTTCAATGATTCTTGCAAGTTCTGTTGTATCTACTAAACCACTGCTACAGTTTCCTCCTCCAGGACAAGCCAATGTTGCTCTGACTAAAGGCCCCTCTGAACCTGTTAGAAGACCTTTTTCTCTCAACCTTAAAACAATATCTTCAACATCAAATCCACTAATACCGTGAAGTTCATAGCCAGCTCTATCAGTTACTTTTATCTTTGCATTGTATTCTTCTGCAATATCTAAAATTTCTTTTATCTCCTCTGGCTTATACCATCCTCCTGGCTTAGCTCTAACTCTTATAAAGTATGTTCCATCTGCTCTCTTTCCAATTCCTCCGTAATCTGCAGTCCAGTAGAATGAAACATACTCATTATTTTCTCTCCTTCTCTCAACTTCTTTCTTAAATCTCTTTAATTTTAGCTGTCTTAATTTCTCAATTTCTTCTAAATTAACTCCTTCTTTTAATTCTACAGCATTTTTAATTTCCTCTCCCTTTTCAGTTCTTATTATGATTGTTGAATAACCATCTGGACTTCCAACACACCCAACTGAAACATCCGCCATCTCTGCATCAAAATCCCTACACATCTTACAGCCAGAGCAGATTTCAAACTCTTTTAGGTCAAATTCCTTCTTCTCTCCATTTACATAAACGAGGAGTTTTCCTTTCTTAATGTCAAATTTCTCAACTTTTTCAATATCTATTCCATGTTTTGATAGAACTTCCTTCATGTTGTCGTATCTAAACTTCTCAGTGCAGAATAAGCCAATTAAATACTCTATTTTTGGCAGTTTTACTGGCTTTCCATTTCTTCCTAATTCAAGGTCGTGCTTAGCATGGTATGGGAAATACTGCAGTTTTCTCAATCCGTTAATTTGGCAAGGCAATCCAACAACAGCAACTTTCTCTAAACCCATCTCTCCAGCCTTTCTTAATGCATCTAAGGTTGAGATTGCATATTTTGATTTTGCAGTTTTTAATAAATCCTCTGCATTTTGAACAACCAATGAAACTGGTTTCCAGCATTCATCTCCAACGACTATAGCTCCATCTATCTTTCCGTTTTCTAATAGGTATTTTAGAAATGCTGTAACAACTCCCCCATCTTGTCCTTCAATATCACTTTTTGCATAATAGTATTTTTCATAAAACTTCTCTCTAATCTTTATCTGATACTTTGCAGAAGAAACTCTTGGACATACTTCAAAACACATTCCATGACCTTTTCTTAAACATTCATCGATTAACTTTGGTCTTTCATCAAAGGTTAATATACCATTAGGACATACTATAGTGCAGGTCCCACATCTTGCACATACTCCACTATCGACTATTTCATTTAACTTCCACTCATACATTTTTTCACCACTAAATGTGTGATTGATTTATTCACACTTTAATGCTATTTAATAAAACTATATAAAACTTACTAATGTGTTCATGAATTACACACATATAAATTTCCCCCAAATGTGTATTTATATTTTTTGATATTTTTTGAATTGAGAATTGAATGTTATTTTAATAATATTAGGTGATAGTTGTGGATTACATAACTCCATTAATGGAGAGTATGAAAATCTCTGCTTATTATACCATAAGAATATCTATTATTGTTTTAACAACGGTGTTTATTGTTAATTACATTATGAGTACTGGCATCATGAAGAAGCTAAGTAATATGTTATCTCCAATTTTAAGAAGGCTTAAAGTTAATCCTCTTTCAATATCCTCTACTTTAGCATGCTTTTTCAGCCCAACAGTAGGATACTCAATTTTAGCAGAGGGATTGAAGGAGAATAAAGTAAATGAAAGAGAGGTTATAGGAGCTTCTTTAGCAAATTCATTCCCTTCAGTTTTGTCCCATACATTCACATTTTTTATTCCAGTTGTTGTTCCAATTTTAGGACATACAGGAGTTTTATATGTCTTGATAAGGTTGGGGGTAGCTTTAGCAAAGACAATAATTGGATTTTTATATTTATCAATTATATCAGAGGATTATTCCTTTGAGATGCCAGAGATAAATAAATTAAACAAAAAGGAGAATGCAAAGAAATCATTTAAAAGCACTATTAGATTTGCCAAGAGATTAATACCAATAATGTTTTTTATGATGACATTGGTTCTCTATTTGTCTAAAATTGGATTTTTTGATTATGTTGAGAAATTTGTTCAACCAATAACAAACTTGCTAAATTTAAATCCCAACGTTGGCATTTTGGCATTGACAGAGATTATGAATGTGCAGGCAGCTATAGTTATGGCTGGTGGATTTTTAAATGAGGGAATTTTGAGCTCAAAAGAGGTTTTAATTGGTTTGATTATTGGGAATGTTTTGACATTCTCAACAAGATATGTTAAGCATTCCTTACCTTTGCATGTTTCTCTATTTGGAGCTAAGTTAGGGACTAAAATAGTTATGGTTAATGCAGCAATCACTTTGTTGTTGGATATCTTTATAATAGCGGGGCTTTTATTAATTTAATGTATTTTAAATAAAAATAAACCAAAAGATTTAATTAATTTTATTTGATTTTGTAATAGTATTTTAAATCATCGTCTCCTCCAAACAACTCTGGGTGAATCATCTTTGCAAAGTCCATCATATAACCAGCTGGGTCTCTTGCCTCCCAAACATAATAATCTGGATGAGACACATAGAACCTTCCAGTTTTAAATGCTTTAAATTCAGCAAAGTTTGGATTTATTTTTAATAAATCTTCTTTTGTCTTAACATCTCCATAGAACCATATTAATATAACAACATCTGCGTTCATAGCCCTTTCATAAAACGTTTCTTTATCTACATATTGATAGCCTCTATTATAATCATCAAATACATTTTTACCTTTAAACTCAGCAATCATTTTGCTGTAATAACTATCATTTCCATAGATTCCTGGCATATTTTTGGTTTTTGACCAGCTGAAGATAACAACCGTTGGTTCATTTGTTACATTTTGAACCTTTTTCAATATATTTTCTCTTACTTTAACTACATTTTCAAACCATTTATCTGCTTTTTTATATGCGTTGGATCCCCAGAATGCCGCGGCAAATTTTATCCACTCTACTCTTCCCATGTATGTTGGTTCTTGATAGGTGTAGAATCTTGAAACAGTTACTCCCAATTCTTTTAGTTTCTCTTCAACCACATCTTCACTCTTCCAGTCACCTAAAAAAACAATATCTGGAGTCAAATTTACTATTAACTCATAATTTACTCCTTTACTTGGACTTCCTATATCTACCACTTTTCCTTCATCAAACAATTCTTTAAGTTTTGGCGACTTTTCTACAGCATACTTTGGAGCCCCAACTATAGTATGATGATAGGCATTCAATATGTCTGCTGCTGATATAATTGGGCAATAAAAGTCTGTAACGATTCTTTTTACAGGAACTTTTATTATCTTCCCATCTGAAATGTTAGGAGCCTTAGCATTTCCTTCAACCAAAACAAACTTGTTACCCACAGAATCAGCAACTACACAATAACCCTCATCCCAGTGAGGATAGAGTTTGAACGTTTCTGCGTATCTAACCACATTAACTCCTAATTTTGGCTGAGTTTCAGCTTTTTGTGATTCAGATTGGGTAGTTTGTTGAAGCTGAGTTGTAGTTTTACTCTCTTCCACACATCCTGCAAATGCAACTATAACCCCAATCATTAAAATTGATAGTAAGAATAATTTTCTCATAATATCACTCTGTTCATATTTTTTAAAAAAAATTAATAACATTTAGGACTATAAAGATTATCTAATATAAATTTTACTATTATTATTGTTATTAATTGTTAGGAGTTATTAAGTATTTCATATCATAAATTATAAAAAACCTTATTTTATTTAAAAATCATTTGAGTGATGCTTATGTTGAAAACAGAAAACTTATCTGTTGGATATGGAAACTATGTAGTAGTTGAAGGCATAAATTTGGAAATAAACAGAGGAGAAATTTTGTGTATTATAGGCCCTAATGGAGCAGGGAAATCAACACTCTTAAAAACAATAGCAACTTATTTAAAACCAAAGAAGGGAGTGGTTTATTTAAATGGAAAAAAGATTCATGATTTAAAGCCAAAGGATTTAGCAAAGGAAATGGCTGTTGTTCTAACAGAGAGGGTTAATCCAGGAAACATGACAGGTTTTGATGTTGTAGCAATTGGAAGACACCCATATACTGATTTATTTGGTAGATTGACAGAGAGGGATAAAAAGATTATAATCGAATCGGCAAGGGCAGTTAATGCAGAATATTTGTTGGAGAAAAATTTCTTTGAGATGAGTGATGGAGAAAGGCAAAAAATAATGATAGCAAGGGCATTAGCTCAAGAACCAAAGGTTTTAATCTTGGATGAACCAACATCATTCTTAGATGCCAAGCATAAAATTGAATTAACTTTATTATTGAGAAAGTTAGCAGATGAGAAAAATTTAGCCATAGTTGTTACTTTACACGATATTGAACTTGCTTTAAGAATTGCTGATAAGATGGCTTTGATAAAGAATCATAAAGTTATTGCTTATGGATATCCTGAAAATGTTATGAAAAGGGAGATAGTTAATGAACTCTATGATTTAAAGAATGCCAATTATAGTGAGGTTATTGGTTATTTTGAATTAAAGAACAATCCAATAAAAAATAAAAAAATATTTGTTATATGTGGAGGAGGAACTGGGGCTAATGTTTTGAGATATTTGGTTAAGAATAGATATGATGTTGTTGTTGGCCATCTTGCATAAAAATGATGCTGATTACTTTATAGCAGAGGCAATGGGAGTTAAGATAATTGAGGAAGAGGCATATAAAAAGATATCAAAAGAAACATTTGAAGAGGCATTAAAAGAATTAAAAAATTCGGATGTTGTTGTTTATACAGATTTCCCTATAGGAGAGATGAATGAGCTAAATTTAAAGCTTATTGAAGAGGCAAAAAATTTAAAAAAGAGGATGATTTTTTACGAAGATGATATTTCAGTTTTGAAAGAGATTTAACTTTTAGAATTAGCTTGGTGAATAATATCTCTTTTTTAGGTATATTCATAAAAGTTTATATGTAGTAGGAAGTATAATATCAAATATAGTAATTTAAATTTGAATAGGGGGTTTGTATGGACTCTAATATCTTAAATATTAGAGAACTTAGAAAACAGGCTGTTAACTTAGAGAAAGAAGCAAAAAAAGAAAAACAGAATGGAAATTATAAGAAATCTGCAGAATTATTTTTAAAAGCATCAGAAATTTATAATAAAATTAGGGATGAGAAAAACAAAAAATGGACACTTGCTAATTATTATTCTATTATGGCGAAAGAATATTCGTTTTCTAATGAATTTGATAAAGCGAGGGAATTTTATAAAAAAGCTGAAGAATTATTTTTAGAACTAGGGATAAAGAAATCCGCTATGTATTGTTTTTATTATTATTTAAAGACCTACATATATGAAGAAAAAGAAAAAGTAGAGAAAAAAGACAACGATAAATATTTAGAACTTTTAAACAAATATATAATTGAAGCTGAACAATTTTTAGAGAAGTATAAAGAGTTTTCAGATATTTGGATGTATTTTGATATAAAAATATACTATTATAAGAAACTATCAATAAAACATAGGAAATTCGAAGGAAACCTCGATAAAGCCATAGAATTAACAGAGAAGTGTTATAAGTTAGCGGAGGAATCATACAATAAATTTAATGACAAAAACTACAAAAAAGCAGAAATTTTTAATAAACATTTCTACTACAATTTGATGGCTCAAAAATTTGAGAGTGAAAGGAAATTTAAAGAAGCTGCAGAATATTATAAAAAATCTGGAGACACAATAAAAGAAATTGATGAAAAAATTGCTTATGATGAATATGCAAATAGCTACAAATGGTTGGCTATTGAGAACAAATACAACAAAGAAAAATTTGAGGAGTATATTAACAAAGCTATAGAATTTTCAGAAAAAAGAGGAGATAAACTACAGGAATACTATTATTTGGGATTAAAATATGACCATTTAGTAAGATTTGCTAATGATTTGGAAGAAAAAATCGATTATATCAAAAAATCAAAAGAATATTATTACAGGTCTAAAAGCTTCGAATTCGCTAAATATATGGAATATTTAGAGTATTATTATCAATTTAAGTATGAATTACTCAATGGAAATTATGAAAAAGCTTTAAATTTCTTACAAAAAGCTAAAAAATCTTTAAAAAATGTGAAAATATCAAATATAATCTTTTCAAAATATACTCTGGAGTGCGATGAACTTATTTGTAGATTTTATTTAAGTATTTCACAAGGAGAGTTTAAAAAGTCTGTGGAATTATTGGATGAATACTTAGAAATATCATTAAAAATATTATCCGATTGGAAAAATACAAGAAAATATAAGTTCTATGAATATTTAAAACCTTGCGTAGAAATCTTAAGTAAAGAGTCATTTACAAAAGATGATTTGTTCTTATTAGAAGATGTTATCTTAGAGGTAAGAAATGAAAAAATTAGCCTTAATTTATATAAAATATGCTCTTTAACTTATGCTTATGTTTCATTATGGAAAAACAAGATAAGAGATAAAGAAATACTTGAAAAAATAAAATTAAAGATTATTAAACAAATTACAACCGAAGATGTTTCAAAAGATTTAGAAAATAGAATAAAAATCCAAATGGCAATAGAAAGAAATGATTGGTTATTGAGATTACCACCAGCACTTGTTGAAAATTTTGATAATTGCATATACTTCTTAGAAGAAGTTTTAGATGAGTTTAAACATGCTGCATATAGGGAGTTTTATAGATTGTTGGAAAATTACCTAAAAATTATTGTTGAATTTAATGCTATGGCATTATGGGGGGATACTTGGAAACAAATATTAGAAGAAAAAATATCTAACAGAAAAAAACCTTTCGAAATATTTACCTTTGGAGATTTTGCTCAATCTCTAAGGTTACTTAAAAATGAAGGTTGTGAATATTGTAAAAATATCGATGACGAGATTTTTGATTTATTGGACAAACATGTTAAAATTAGAAATAATTTATCTCATGATTTCAATGCAAAAGCTCCTGAAGATATTGATATAAAGGGAGATACTCTCAAAATAATCTATAGCACGTTAAATGCATTTCCGATATGTGTAAAGGTAACACACGATAAAAAGAAACCTTGGTATGGTGTTGAGGTTATATGGAATCAATTACCTAAAAAAATGTCATTATACTCAAATACTGAACTGAAAAAAGGATGTTTATACTATATCGAGCCATATTCAAATATTTTAGATAAAAACAAAATGCATCCAAAAATCATAATACCAATTGAAGTATCAAAAGATATTGTTTATCCAAATAAAAATTAAAATTAATCAATCTTTATTTTCTTTTCACCCTTATAAACCAAATATACAACCAACATCCCTCCCAATATATCCAAAACTGCTCCAATAGGAAGAGGGGAGGCGGGCCTATTTATTCCATAGAGGTAGTGGATTGGAAGATAGTATTTCAATGAAAGGATATGACATGAAACCATCAAAATAACTCCCAAAAACATTGTTGCTGGAACTAAGTATCTATGGTCAGAGGTTTTTATTAATGGTCTTGCTAAGTATGGAGCAATAATTCCAATAAACGCAATTAAACCTACATAAGGAATTATAGCTCCAGTTATAAACGAAGCGAAGAATAAAACTAACAGTCGTGTCTTTTTTATATCCAATCCAAAACTTTTCGCATACTGCTCTCCAAACAGTAGGGCGTTTAAAGATTTTATTAAAAACATAACTCCAATAATAAATATAATTGAGCAGATTGTCATTGGAATTACATCTCCTAATGTTATCTTAGATAAAGAACCAATTGTAAATCCCCAATACTCTTGAATCTTCAACTCTTCAGCATTTGCAATTAAATAGGCTCTTAAACCCATAAAGAAATAACTCAGCAATAAAGCAACAATTATAACCCCATTTGCCTCTCTAACTCTCAAAGCAATAATAATTAGCAAAATCATTGAAAATATTCCTCCACACCAGCCAGCAACTAAAATGCTCTTTTCTCCAAAAATCTCAAATAAATGTGAGAGAGAATCAATAAATATAACCAGTGCAACAACCATTAAAACTCCAGACGATATTCCAGTTGTGTATGGAGAGGCTAATAAATTCCTAAATAGAGTTTGAAGCATTAATCCAGCTACAGATATGGTTAATCCAATAAGAACCGCTCCAATTATTGGAGGCAGTCTAACATCTTTTATTATTATATCTTTAAACTCATTTCCAGTAGTTCCCTTTAATAGGAAATTAATTATGTCTTTTACAGTTATTAAATGGGTATCTCCAGCCAAATATAGGGCAGTAAAGGGCAATATTAAAGAGAGGATAAATAAAATTAACAAAATCCCAACTTTATTCATTTAAATCCCCATTTTTCTTATTTTTAGGTAGATTATAATTGCTATTGGTGCCCCAATTATTGATAGAGGGCAGAGTAGAGGAAGGACATTCGTTGATGATATTAAAACTCCCGGTCTTGTTAATATGTCTGCAACAACTAAAAATACAGCTCCTAAGAGCATGGTTACTGGAATTACATAGATATGTTTGGAAGTTCCACAAATCATTCGTGCAAGTATTGGGCAGGTTATTCCAACAAACGCTATCGGTCCAGTAAATGCTACAACTGTTGCAGTTAAAACGCAAGAGAGAATAATAAGCCACATCCTTAAAGATTTTATATCAACTCCTACACTGATTGCATACTTCTCCCCTAACAAATTTGCATCCAATTTTTTTGATAGAAAGATGTGGGTTAAAATTGAGAGTGGGATAATTAATTAAAGCCATTATAACAACCATGTCCCATGTTAGATTATTTACTGAACCCATTTCCCACATCAAAAAGCTTGAAAGATTGCTATTTTCCTCTCCAATATAATCTCCCAAATAAATAACAATAGTAGAAAATCCAGAAGCGATTGCTCCAATCATTAAACCGCAAATTAACAAAGTTGAAACTTGCTTAACAACCCTTGCAATATTTATTACTATAAACATCGTTATAAATGCTCCAATGTATGCAGATATTATAAATCCATAAATGTTGTGTGGAATTCCTAATTTGAAGAGCATGTAGGTAAAGAGGTATAAAACAACTCCTAACGATGCCCCACTTGCAACTCCCATTAGGTAGGGGTCTGCTAATGGGTTTCTAAAATAGCCCTGCATTAAAATCCCTGCTAATGCAATGGCAATTCCAGCAACAATTGCTCCAATAGTTCTTGGCAATCTCAACTTAAAGATAATTTTATCCTTTATTTTGTTTCCAGTTGTGCCTTTTAGTAGATAATCAGCTAATTCTTTATTTTTTATAGAAATGGTTCCTAATTTTATGCTATAGATTGAAGAAATCACTAACAAAATACTTAGGATTATTGATAAGGTTAAAAATCTTTTAAGTTTCATAATAACACACTCATTTACTATTTAATTACGTTATTATGATTACTTACTACGTATATGAGTAAGAGGTAATAATGTAATATATTTTTTAATATGGCTTGGATAATAAGATTTATATACATGCCAAAAATAAAGATTACTGAATAATTTATAAAACTTCTTTTAATAAGGTAAGGAGGTTTTATTATGAAAAAGCTTTTGGCTATTGGTATATTGTGTATAATGGTAACAGCTGTAATGTCTGGATGCGTAAGTGAGAAAGAGATAAACATAAATAATTCCAATAAAATCACCACTAACATGCCAGTATCTGAAAAAAATATTACAAAAATTTTAAAATACGCTAAAAATATGAACCTAATATATTATGATGAAAATGGAAATATTGTGAATCCCTACAATGGGGATAAGTGGAAATATAAGGTTTTTATTGATGCAACGGGACAGAAGTTTTTATTGAAGAACAAAGATGACCCAGTTCCAAGTTGGGCAAAAGAGAAGTTGGGAGATAACTTCAAAGTTATAAATGTGCCTTTAACAAGGGTTATTGTTATGAGTTCTACAGAGATTGCGTTAATGGAGGCAATAAATGATGATGGTTCAGTTATAGGGTCAGTTAAAGGAATAATGTGGGGAAAATCCTATAAGTGGTATTTTAAAGATATAAACAAAAGTTTAGCAGAAGGAAAAATAATTGATGTTGGTTCATCAAGTAATCCAAATTGGGATAAAATTATTGAAATCAACCCACAGGTTATATTTGTATATCCTGGCTATGATGGAGATAAGATTATAGCAAAATGTAAAGAGTTAGGAATAACCTATGTTGCTGATGCGGAGTATTTAGAAAACGACCCGCTTGGTAGGTGTGAATGGGTTAAGATGTTTGCTGCCTTTTACAACAAAGAACCTGAAGCAAAAAGATAT
It encodes the following:
- a CDS encoding tetratricopeptide repeat protein, with protein sequence MDSNILNIRELRKQAVNLEKEAKKEKQNGNYKKSAELFLKASEIYNKIRDEKNKKWTLANYYSIMAKEYSFSNEFDKAREFYKKAEELFLELGIKKSAMYCFYYYLKTYIYEEKEKVEKKDNDKYLELLNKYIIEAEQFLEKYKEFSDIWMYFDIKIYYYKKLSIKHRKFEGNLDKAIELTEKCYKLAEESYNKFNDKNYKKAEIFNKHFYYNLMAQKFESERKFKEAAEYYKKSGDTIKEIDEKIAYDEYANSYKWLAIENKYNKEKFEEYINKAIEFSEKRGDKLQEYYYLGLKYDHLVRFANDLEEKIDYIKKSKEYYYRSKSFEFAKYMEYLEYYYQFKYELLNGNYEKALNFLQKAKKSLKNVKISNIIFSKYTLECDELICRFYLSISQGEFKKSVELLDEYLEISLKILSDWKNTRKYKFYEYLKPCVEILSKESFTKDDLFLLEDVILEVRNEKISLNLYKICSLTYAYVSLWKNKIRDKEILEKIKLKIIKQITTEDVSKDLENRIKIQMAIERNDWLLRLPPALVENFDNCIYFLEEVLDEFKHAAYREFYRLLENYLKIIVEFNAMALWGDTWKQILEEKISNRKKPFEIFTFGDFAQSLRLLKNEGCEYCKNIDDEIFDLLDKHVKIRNNLSHDFNAKAPEDIDIKGDTLKIIYSTLNAFPICVKVTHDKKKPWYGVEVIWNQLPKKMSLYSNTELKKGCLYYIEPYSNILDKNKMHPKIIIPIEVSKDIVYPNKN
- a CDS encoding FecCD family ABC transporter permease; the protein is MNKVGILLILFILSLILPFTALYLAGDTHLITVKDIINFLLKGTTGNEFKDIIIKDVRLPPIIGAVLIGLTISVAGLMLQTLFRNLLASPYTTGISSGVLMVVALVIFIDSLSHLFEIFGEKSILVAGWCGGIFSMILLIIIALRVREANGVIIVALLLSYFFMGLRAYLIANAEELKIQEYWGFTIGSLSKITLGDVIPMTICSIIFIIGVMFLIKSLNALLFGEQYAKSFGLDIKKTRLLVLFFASFITGAIIPYVGLIAFIGIIAPYLARPLIKTSDHRYLVPATMFLGVILMVSCHILSLKYYLPIHYLYGINRPASPLPIGAVLDILGGMLVVYLVYKGEKKIKID
- a CDS encoding ABC transporter substrate-binding protein; this encodes MKKLLAIGILCIMVTAVMSGCVSEKEININNSNKITTNMPVSEKNITKILKYAKNMNLIYYDENGNIVNPYNGDKWKYKVFIDATGQKFLLKNKDDPVPSWAKEKLGDNFKVINVPLTRVIVMSSTEIALMEAINDDGSVIGSVKGIMWGKSYKWYFKDINKSLAEGKIIDVGSSSNPNWDKIIEINPQVIFVYPGYDGDKIIAKCKELGITYVADAEYLENDPLGRCEWVKMFAAFYNKEPEAKRYFEKVEDNCLKVINKTKNCPKVTVAWGYNSQWGCYVPENNSYVAKEIMFYCNGDYIFKDLNGTGSAKINYETFAERAKDADVWVVPSSTAWLSTFKEDNPGYETFKAVKNGRVFCESDDYWQLGLLKTDEVIMDLATILHPEAFKGRKTHFFLKYNIENNTATPFIAK